One stretch of Archocentrus centrarchus isolate MPI-CPG fArcCen1 chromosome 5, fArcCen1, whole genome shotgun sequence DNA includes these proteins:
- the tbc1d20 gene encoding TBC1 domain family member 20, with the protein MLSNKDTSAGIMKKSRIAGTSSPVNGKQDWDTRRKRKIADITQALSGSPVDVAALRRMAISEGGLLTDEIRCKVWPKLLNVPLDVLNQEPETVDRENNKDYNQVLLDVQRSLRRFPPGMPDEQREGLQEELIDIILRVLQRNPQLHYYQGYHDIVVTFLLVVGERLATALVEKLSTHHLRDFMDPTMDNTKHILNYLMPIIERVNPEVHDFMQQAEVGTVFALSWLITWFGHVLSDFRHVVRLYDFFLACHPLMPIYFAAVIVLYREEEVLECECDMAMVHHLLSQIPQDLPYETLISRAGDLFVQFPPSELAREAMTNESTASSTFKDFELASTQQRPDSVLRRRRRQKQAALESSGVSSVVAVAQPSAARRFVRLAVMGLTVALGAAALAVVNTALEWAPKLDLFP; encoded by the exons ATGCTGTCTAACAAGGACACAAGTGCAGGCATCATGAAGAAATCTAGAATTGCTGGAACATCGTCGCCAGTAAATGGAAAGCAAG ACTGGGACACCAGACGGAAGAGGAAAATAGCGGATATCACGCAGGCCCTCAGTGGGAGTCCAGTGGACGTAGCGGCTCTGAGGAGGATGGCTATCAGTGAAGGGGGACTACTGACCGATGAGATACGGTGCAAGGTTTGGCCTAAGCTCCTCAACGTCCCGCTTGATGTCTTGAATCAAGAGCCAG aaaCTGTAGACCGTGAAAATAACAAGGACTACAACCAAGTGTTGCTGGATGTCCAGCGTTCACTGCGTAGGTTCCCACCTG GTATGCCAGATGAGCAAAGAGAGGGTCTCCAGGAAGAGTTAATTGACATCATCCTCAGAGTTCTGCAGCGTAATCCCCAGCTGCACTATTACCAAGGATACCATGACATTGTCGTGACCTTTTTATTAGTTGTGGGAGAGCGCCTTGCAACTGCTCTAGTGGAGAAGCTCTCCACACATCACCTCAG GGACTTCATGGATCCCACTATggacaacacaaaacacattctTAACTATCTGATGCCCATCATTGAAAGGGTCAACCCTGAGGTGCATGACTTCATGCAACA GGCTGAGGTTGGTACAGTCTTTGCTCTCAGTTGGCTCATCACCTGGTTTGGCCACGTCCTGTCAGACTTCCGCCACGTTGTACGGTTGTATGACTTCTTCTTGGCCTGCCATCCTTTGATGCCCATCTACTTTGCTGCTGTG ATCGTGTTGTATAGGGAGGAGGAGGTATTGGAGTGTGAATGCGATATGGCCATGGTTCATCACCTGCTGTCCCAGATTCCCCAGGATCTGCCCTATGAGACACTCATCAGCCGAGCAGGAGACCTCTTTGTCCAGTTCCCCCCCTCTGAACTGGCTAGAGAGGCCATGACGAATGAAAG CACGGCAAGCTCCACCTTTAAGGACTTTGAACTTGCATCCACTCAGCAACGACCAGACTCGGTTCTCCGTCGCAGACGTAGACAAAAACAGGCTGCACTGGAGAGCTCAGGAGTGAGCTCAGTAGTTGCAGTGGCACAGCCTTCAGCAGCACGGCGGTTTGTTCGACTTGCAGTCATGGGTCTCACTGTGGCTTTAGGGGCAGCGGCGCTTGCTGTGGTCAATACTGCTCTCGAGTGGGCCCCCAAGCTAGACTTATTTCCTTga